The Oreochromis niloticus isolate F11D_XX linkage group LG18, O_niloticus_UMD_NMBU, whole genome shotgun sequence DNA window cctcCAAGTAGCGCTGGACCTCAGTGATGGAGTCCGCTGTTGCATTGTTGCTGCCAACTTCTTCATCGAGCCGCTGCCACAGGTtttctgaaataataaaaaatgcatgGCCTTTTTAGTTTTTGTCATCTACTCCAAATTAGTACACATCAGCATCAAAATAATACTGAACTTGCCTGAAACAGGTGACTGCTCTGATGAAGGTCCAGGCTGTGGCTCAGATGTTGTGAGGGCAATTACTGCAGACCACTCCACTTTCAGGCGATTGACTGCCTCACTACACTTGGAGGAACTACGAAATCCAAGTGTTGTAAGTCTGGGGTCTAAAAGTGTTGAGAGGGTCAACACACTATGACTCCAGATTAGAAGCGATGTCTGACACGACGCCTCAGTTGGTCATGCAGATGGGTggatgcttgtgtgtgtgtgtgtgtgtagatgtaaAGAGTTCAGCTCAAGTGCAAAATAGAATTTTCATCATCGGGATGACCTTTGATCCTGAAACTCTCCTCAGACAACTCCACTGTGGCCTGATGGAAAGGGGCCAGCACAGGAAGTGCTTCCCTTACAATGTCACACTCATCAGCCGTAAGTGGAGTTAAATCTGTTGGAAGAGAAGAGATACCCAGACTGCTTCTTTCTCATCATGTAGCTGTGACAGCATCTGATATGTGCTGTTCCAACGTGTTGGTACCTCGTTGATAAGTTTCAAGATGGGCTGTCCCATCTGCTGCTGCACTTGAgcaagcttttctttggctgtagtgCTGGATCTGAAGAATGATATGATTTATCTCTTATGGATGAAAGTTCAGGGATTTGATCACATGATTTCTTGACTAATAAATTGAGTTTGTATGCAATGCAAACTGAATGTCAAATTTGGAGAGTTCTTGTTGCTGCAATCACATTTGGTGCTGCATCGGTCACAAGACACATTATTTGCGATGGCCCAGTCATCCATCATGTCCTTTTTGAATTGGGCCAAATTGTCTGCAGTGTGACTTTGTGGAAAGTGTTTCACATCCAACACAGATGTGCACAACtgccacaatactaaggggttggcagtcctttacagtgttgggactaacgcgttattaagtaacgcgttacagtaactacgttattattgtggtaacgagcacggtaactagttattatgccaaaaccaggaacgcgttactcgttactaggatttagataggctcgttactcgttacttcgtgtggtggatatcgcggagcttccacagattcagtaacattagcaagtggtggaagccagcaggtggatgaaggaaaagggaggcaagaggagagacccgaagcggccgccggtccgcgtgtcaggtgaactgaacttcaggtaagaagttatgacctgcagtctatctgggtcagatataaaccaagtttaggtggagtttattttcggtatgctgacattttcgtactgcgtgctagctagcatgacggagtttctatacagctgggtgggtgctatgttactgatgttgaactttattttgttcatacggttaattattagttgccaaccgtccggtaaaaacagaatcgtctggtattcagagaaaatattacgcgtttcgtactgaggtgaaaaggaacacagtttgtcccggacttcagctacaatgaaaaagacacaaagctgaagctgcacagctgcctcttcttctctcattctctcccgtttctacttcaatcacgaaactgatcaatgatcagctgatcggcttttctctcttgtttatttatcgcccactttgcgccagaaagaggaaaccagcggatgtcgcgctaaacaacagcagcacgtttaagcttgatcagctgttgttacaatttatttaatattaatttctagtatcagctgatgtttgctggagccacagctgtaaagctgctggtcatgatatcggtttggttatctggtgagagggaaacatgcagatgaaaccaggagatgtcattactgaatcatcagagctgaacaggtgatggagaaacaggtttaccttttaggtgacatgaatgagttgaagggacgttatgagctgtttctgagagacaaataacaccaggatccttttctacgtagctgacagctggtaactgtgcaggggcgggtctagcaaagtgttgccagggggccaggtagggcattaacagggaaaggggggcacaaagaaatacttttctttattattctcatttaaaatgtctcgcttttaaaaaaataattatctgagtcttacaacaaacaattgatagattgatacatatataccatcagaacagtgtacatcactgtcacaacagtgtttgttttcattcaaaggctttatgatttttcctataatggtgggccggtctctagtcaaaatgcccatctgcagtctggtgttacctacatcttcctattcagaaggcagaatttccgagttctgagtacaatcaaaagcaccacgactgcagtttttgtgttggatgtaaaaagcaggctagaatcatggcggcagtcaacgacggtccaggcgtgggatttctctcatggaaatgtgcacattattttttcctttctattggtaggtggcacagtgcacttgtggcaagtaagcaagctagaagactggcaaacttgttgggtatccagttacggaagcaacacattaacaagagaattctgagtaaaaccaaagttactttccctagtaactagttactttgaaagtaacgagtaacttgaagtaactgagttacttttttagagaagtaactagtaatgtaactaagttactaatttaaagtaacttacccaacactggtcctttataataaaattcaggactgcctggacCAGAACAGTCTTCTGTTACGTTCTTAGTCTAGGTGAGTATTGAACGCAACAAGAAGTTGGCCCACTCACACACCACCCAAGCAAGAACACAAACAACAATATCTTTTAAAGTGctaagcagccatttattttcttcagcagtgagcagtgccaaaaataacacacaaaacTCCCTAATGGTCCCTATGCTTTCctacacaaaatgaaaaccaaacaaaagacaattCACTTACCTAACTTCCTAAacgaaaaacaggagaaaacgtaatcaacaaaaatgggaaaagggtaacaccacctgggtctgggcgcagtttccccctccaggggcaagggtacctagacccggggcatagagtacgcttggggagtgtgattgtgtgtacagtgtctctttatgtctgtctccacgttgggtgagtgttgagtaattgtatatgggagcatgagggtgggaatagatgtttgtatctgtgtgtgcctgtatgtctgtgtctatatgtcaggttgggtatcagacgccacctctctggggacatctcaggccctccaaggtttggaggcctatctccccccaccacttcccctgccggtggcagacgccctcagacatcggtgcgttggtggtactttgtgtccgggggtgggcgcccgggtacccaccggctcactccttggcggctacttatcggggcatggagcctggggctcgctcgggccacttcggggatggggtgccctcggcctctcggcccggggctcggtcactcaggcacagctggctgccggcggagctcacgggcacgtcactgcaacccccctggcttctgctccgcggctgctgagtgacccctcatctgggactctcctcagctctttctgggatagtggcgcggctgcccctctgttggtctcccttggtctcttgtgttctgggggtctctggatgtctggagttttgatctcctccatacctgcttcatgccctggaggacggggcagtggcccccccacatcctctagcagatcattacatgaaggaaccttttaaaaacaagcgcgttcatgctcacaggtgtacacacgggtgatcacacacacaaactacaccctttttggctcctacctcaaagcacactgtgcgctgtcgatcttacgtgctgcacaataatgtttaatatttagtatttactgtcatattcccatatatcattgtgatgttgtttattactctcattttcttctgcttgctttcttttttctttctcaacaggtgatccaggtcatcgatatgtattttttgtctgcttattctgctggtttttgggtttttttgccctttccccccgtccctcttctcaggttttttttttttttcttctttccctctttctttctcctctttctttccaccagtcaagtctgtcccgtattcagcaagtgaaaataaaataaacaatgaaaggtgaatcaaatagaccattacggcaaggctgggatggtccatttggtaaagtaaatccgttgggcatctttcttcgcctttagacaataattctgatggcaaaagaaccaaacgggacaggttaaaaaaaaagaaaaaatggcttctcacgcctactaggctgctgcagtgaaggATATATACAAGGTGAACAAAATGTACGATCGCTACTTGACAAATCTATTTACAGCTATTTACAAAATTGACATAACAatgccagacacacacacacgaggttATACTTGCTAATCACTTTGTCAAAGAAACTCTACACTGCAACGAATCAACACACAGGTTCTTGGTTGGACGGTGGAGGTTAGGAGAGAGGGGGCCAGGTGGCTGTCATCTGGTGGCTAAATACTGGAGGTGATCGACCAATTATCCAATCCGAGGATAGGCAGAGACTCCACCCAGCTACTCAGCAGGCACGCCCAGGTGTCCACCTCCTAAGAGAGAAGAGGGAAGAAACCCACAGCCATCCTCTGGTGGGAGGAGTCACTCataaagcaaacacaacatTGAAATCATAACACTTCCTTGAtgattgatttcaaaataataaaacacattaattaaaaaaaagatgataaagCTGCTCAATGTGTATATAGGCCtacctgtgttcattctcggtgtgtttgtctcattttcatgtttggctctgtaatgcctaaacactgagcaggtgcttttgtttgtgtaagaaatgcagaacagatgctacatttaacctgcataaaatgaaataaatattttacactgcaggtcacattgctgtttttcctgttctgatagattacactgagaCAAAGATAAacttgcagttaaaagatcaaaatgatcccacactgcagAAACAGAAATTTCttgctccattttgttatggagagatgtattttttttttctttgcgagagtaattttgtttttttggtggtgaCTCATTCCGTTGACAGATGCGGAtgcttttaaacacagtttggcgcgttggccgtgagcgatacagcagctgtatcaatcacgtgactttttcttaaagcgacacACGCACCGATACAGGTTTCGCTCTGTGAGCTGGATACATGCgccggtgcgtcagtgttgctggacccatcactacCTTTCAGAGACAgcagtccatgtgtgtctttcctttgttcattattcaataaaaacaaaaaccctgcaAGTGATTGCTGACTGTTCATTCTCATCCTGACCGCAATGAGCCATGATGGTAATAATCCCCAACCTCCTCTGAACCCTCCTCCAAACCCCCCGTGGACACCATGTTTCCTCCTTAACATAATCTGCAGCCCTTTGTTGCAGCTGCTGCAGGTGTCTTTCTCAGTTTTCTATTTAATGAGTGAAAAGCAGCTCTGCTGgtttgagatcagctgactgactTTGGTCACTGAAGAATTTTTCTTATCAAAACCACTTTAGTTGTCTTTTTAGTCTTTCGGGTCTTTTTAATGTTGCTGAGCTGATCAGTGCATTCCTTCTGTTTAAGGACGGACAGATTGTTGATCTCCCAAAGTTAGTGCTCCATCCCTGATAAGCTTATTTGGCTGCAACTCATCAGCACAACAATGGAAAACCGAGTCTTCTTAGATTTATGATCCAACATGGCACAAATGAGCAgagaaaatgtcaaaaatatcaaaacaaattaaaagtcCACTGTTGAGCAGTGGCTGAGCCCcgctttttctttgtttacttCCGCCTGGTGTCACAGTGAAGTTCCGGCGAAGTAGAACCGTTAACATGAAGTTCCGCTGGAAACAGTTTCAGGTCGGACAGAATATTTACTCCTGAAACATAAACATGATCATAAATCATCAATGTTCACTTCACTGAGTGAGACACAATTTCACACAATAttttaaagtgaaaacaaattGCAATGATTTTAATCTCATAAACTCATTTTAATAACTCCAGAACACAGAAAAAACTCAATGCTTGACAATAGAGCACCGCCCAGTGGCAGGTTCACGCCACAGCAGCCCGGAACTAAAAGTACCcaaatcatttatatttttataatttaaagCATGAATCCAGCTGTGCCAGTCAGTCTTCATTTACTGTCTAAGTCCAAGATGAAATCCAAAAGTATGAAACACAAAGGTTAAATCCACTGGAGGTTTCTGAGTTTGTGCTGAAAGCTGTAACATGTATTGAGGTTTGGTTTTGGTGTTTGTAACATGCAGAGAtatgagaggaggaagaggctgAAGGAGGAGCAACACtgtcacagagcagagcagaaaagGACTCCCACTGTCAGATACATTCAATATCTGAAGCATACAGAACAGATAGTGTGTGGAAGATGCTGTCACTGCATTACTGGCTcatgtttcctttgtttctgaTCACACTAACAGGTCGGTTaaagcaggaagaagaaatgtCTTTAAAGGATCTGTTTGCTAGAAATCACTGGAACAGGCGCTCACAGTTTAACATCGTCTTTAACAACATTTATCTCTTCCTTTAGGTGTCAGCTGTGATCAGCTCACTGCAGTCAAGGATGAAGAGTCCACTTTAGAAGGAAACACTCTCACTCTGTCCTACATTTATCCCAAAATTTCTCCTGGTAATGACTTTTTTTGGTATCAGCAATATCCAGGAAAACCACCAGAGTTCCTCATCTACATATCAGGCATGAATATTTCAAGAAAGTCAGAGTTTCTGAAATCAGCTGCAAGATTCTCCACAAAACTGTCTGGAAAAAACCGTCTGGATCTTcagatctcctctgctgcagtgacagactctgctgtgtactactgtgctgtgaggcccacagtgacaggaaacaccaaaactctgtgcaaaaacctttggagcaaagacaacagaatactccacaacatccactagagggagccacacactgttaaaccactttttactttttcagcACTGTATATTTTTCTCTTCCACTGACTTCACTATTTTGTGGGCTCTGCCCACAAAGGTCAAGTTCAACCAATGAGATGATTTCTGTCTGCAGAGCAAAAGGTTTGAGGAAATAAAAGCACAACCTGATGAATctgctgcagtggaagaacattgttcatgtgctgtctgtctggctttaataactccaaagacatgttgctgcacctctttttgttttcatctcaCTTCATAGGTGAACTTTTGTCTCTTTTCTCAGAACGCAACATTTCTTTCTCTGCTCTGAACTCTATGCTAGAAATGAATGATTGGTCTGGAGGATTTTAGATTTTCACTTCTGTCCTACTTTTCCTCATTTCCACTGTCTTCTCCTCTCAGCATCATGAACATTGTTAGTCTGATGGCTTCATTTTCTCTACTTTTTCCAGGACTAacagctggagactcaatcACTCCTCAACGAGATaaagtcactgaaacagaaggagaatCTGTCACACTCACATGTAAATATCAGACAAGTTATAGTAATGCTTGGCTTCACTGGTACAGACATCATTCTGACCTTCAGGCTCCTCAGTTTATACTCCTGAAACAAGGAAAAGGAGGCAGTGGTGAATATATTCCTGATAATCGATATCAGTCCACAACATCAGATACAACAACTACTCTGACCATAACAGCCCTAACCctggcagacacagctctctactactgtgctctagaaacacagtgatacaaagtgtagaagaggctgtacaaaaacctgaacacagatatctgactactcttcaaagaggagggaagtggtattcaaagcacagcttcatatcagatggattctgctaattcctgttttatcagagtcactgtggttacagctgctaatgaaacactgtgggaggattcacatgagcagcaaatccacatcaaccacaaaccaacTGTAGGAACGTTCAGACAAAAAACACGAAAGCAAATCAAAACAGTGAAACGTGGCCGACGGCTAAGTAATCTGAGAGTCTGTAACCTGGAAATGATCAAAGTATGTAGGTAAGGTTTTGGATGATTTCATAACAGACAATAaagtttttcaaaaaaaaaaatccataactCTGCTGTGTCTGAGAATGTTTGGTGGATGTTTAATGGACTGATTTCAATATAACACAAAGCAGCAGTGTTTTCATCTTCAGCATGTCTGCttttgaaaaatatgaaaaagactGAGTCCACAAACAGGGCCTTCAGTAAGTGGACTCTAAACACCAAAGAATTCATCATAGCAAGAATACAGATGATCTAGATCCATCTACATAAATGACTGTGGAAAGGGTCCACGGGGTCCTTGGAGTACACTAAGCAGACAACCTCCCCTCACCAACATTCATCAACAATGCTCAGTACCAACTTAACGTCTTGAAGCTTCTCAGAAGGCACAAACTTTTTGAGAAACAGTTGCTGTCCTTCTGACCTCTGTTCCACTGAGTGTTCTGAGCTACTACAAACCCATGATTCTCTTTGGTTTGGCACTCCAGAGGTCATCACTACAGCCCAAAGTATCATGAGCTGCTCACTTCCTCTCCTCAAAAATATCTAcacatcaaaataaaactacTAGAAACCACCATCAAACTCAGATCATCTCCTGTTTGAACCTTCACCTTCTAGGAAGATGTAAAGGCTCATCCAATCACAGGCAGAGCCATCGTCACACTTAACTCCAGATACGGAAGTTCGCGCTTCCGGGGAGGGCGTGGAAGCTCCTCCGCACGGCTGTGGCCTCACCTGCACTTGATCGCTCTGCCAGCTGCTCCTAATCTGCCTCCATCTTAGAGCTGTGGTATATAAGGAAGATGGGCGGCAACCATCGACGTTGGATTATTATTCCAAGCCGGTAGCATTCGTTACTTAAGGGAAGTTGATAGTCGGTTTAAGAGCTCTGCTAACTCAGTGTTTGCTTTCTCCTCACCTAGGAGTTTGGCTCGGAGAGGAGGATCAGGAAGCACTACTCACACACGGGATTGCACAGACGAAGGAGCACTTAGGGATTTAACTGGAACACCTTTTGGATAGCACCTTTAACTGTTTGTGACACCTTTTTTggacactgtaaataaacgcactgttctCCCTGCTAACCTGAGCTccgcattttgggtcctctttCTCCTGCGACTTTGACAGAACTCCTTCCCATTGATTTGTCTTTACGTCATTTCATACGTAAATTCAAGCTAAAACAGTCTACGTCGCTGTATCCATGGTTACAATGTACTTCCTAACCCACACAACACATGAAGACAACTTCTTGCCTGTGTGACACATCATGCGACCTTTCAAATGTGAGGGGTAAATAAATCTTTCCCATAGGTGGTACAGGGGTAAGGATTCTCTGAGTGCCCTCTCGTGGTGAGTCAAATGACAGCTTTGAACCTCTTCTCACATGTTTTACATTGATAAGGCTTCTCACCCATGTGGACTCTGTGATGTTTCTTCATTCTAGACTTTTTCTTACAGGCTTTTCCAAAAATATCAATTTTTAGAGACCTTTTAGTAATATGATGATTGGGACACACATCTGGACATCTATATTCACACCTTAATAATTCATAATTTCCAGGACTCTTTTGTGCTTTGTTGCCTTCACAGTAGACATTTCTGTTCAGGAGTTTCTCAAAGAGTCGTTACACCACCGGACACACCCCAGTCTACATCAGCTTCCTGGCTGAATGCAGACAGCTTTCCTGAACTGCTTTAAACAGACCAAAAGGTCTCTCCAAACTCCTCTCACACCTCAGCTTTTGACTTCTATCACTGCCAAAGCCACAGCCCTTCAGTTCCCACCTGCTACTTCAGGAGATCCCTAAGAAAACCCCCCTTCAGTCCTTACCATGACCACCAGTGGGTCTTTAGATTGCTGCCATGACAGGCACCAATACCCTTGTGAACACTGGCCTTAGATTCTCTACTACCAAGTACACTTATGATCCACCTCGTGGTATCTGTTATAGCCAACACATGCCTAATATAGCAGTGCTTCCCATCAGTGACGTGATGCTGCAATGCTGAGGATCCACACACACGAACACGCCCCATGAATTCAGGCCTGGCCACCAGATGCTGACCTGCAGCCCTGTTTCCCTCTTATGGGCATGATTATACACCATCAGATTTTGGGTTTCATTTGCTTTTTCAAATCACTCTGACTCTGGTCTCTCtacaaatcgtggcaggatcagcctgatgttatttgtatcccgctgtaactttactgcataaagagctaacatctccaaaatgtcaggagtagttagtcattacaacaagtgtttgtgaactaaaaatcaagaatgtgggatcctgtttgtccttGATTTGAACAGCCCAACCATGCTCAcagggaaaaccaattctgcaggggagacctacctcggcacttgtgcaggtgaaaccaaagggcagatatgcttcatcatattttctaatctttggcttagaatgaagttggtttggaaacatattcagcgatgcttcatctcctgctttgcgttccTGTAggcgccccgtgctagcagtgtccaagcgttttgtccccccccccttttcataccgcgcccccctgcaatggctctgcgcccccccagggggcgggccccacactttgggaaggtctgCCATAAAGCATGTagctaatgtgtgtgtgtgtgttgctttaTTGCATGGCTACGTGCTAACATCGCTGTGTGCCTCCCATGAGTGAAAAACTCCTGCTTAAATATAGTTCCTCAGTTAGTTATACTCAAAAACATGTTAGTCATGAGTAATCATGTCTTATTAAATCTCCTCTTATTGTAAGACACAAACCACAAATAATCTGCAGAAATATCTGACCCTGAGTCTCACTTTAAGCATGAGAAGCATTAATGACCTCAGTGATGGAGAACATTTGGCTCGTTGTCCTTGCACACAGTGAAAAGTGCTCCATCCTCCCTCCTCACAGTGACTCAAATGCTGCTAACAGTCTGTGAaccaggaggaagaggaagtgagAGAAGTGAACATCCAGCTCAAAGAGGAGACAGAGGGCGACATCATCCAGTAGGCGGTGCTCTCCTTCTGCACTGTGTTCAACCATTGTGTCAATAATAAGTGCTGCTGTGAAGAGAACAATTCTCAGACTGAATGTTGAACATCAGCTAGTTTCTCCTGTTGATTGAAACCTTGTTGTACAGATGGAACATTGGCTGTGGATTATTCTTGCTGCTCTTTTCTTTGGTAAGATacaaacatcaacatgtttCCTCTGCACACGATTCACAACAAGGACAGCAAGAGGAGATTTCATCATTTTACACTGTGGAACTTTTCAATAACTTCAATCATGTTTATTGATCCATCTCTTCCTCTGcatgttctgttcttcctcagagtgtaAAGGAGAAGACAAAGTGATCCAGGAACAAGGAGATGTCATTGCTGCTGAAGGAGACACAGTTACACTTTACTGCAAATATGAAACAACTTCTGCATTTCCATATTTGTTCTGGTACAAACAGGACGTGAATGACTATCCGAAATATGTTTTACGGCGAGATGCTTCTGGAACAGAAAATGCTCAAGAGTTCCCAAAAAACAGATTTGACGCTGAACTGAACAAGACATCAGTTTCTCTGAAGATCCAGAAGCTTCAGCTgtctgactctgctgtgtactactgtgctgtgaggcccacagtgacaggaaacagcaaaactctgtacaaaaacctttggagcaaagacaacagaatactccacaacatccactagagggagccacacactgttaaacctctgattcttgtgtcattggactgatgacaaagacaacagagaaatgaagcagtaaagatcagagacagagacagagctgctgtggaagcacaaaggaaactttatttataaagatcCTTTCACATCGACAGGTCAAACAGCTCATACAGTTTGTTAGTGTCAGCTCTAACgactttaatgtttaaaaagatgagAACACAAAACAGAGCATGCTTGAAACACAAACTTCAACATCTGAGTTCAATCCAAAAATCACTGAGGTGGTCCAGACAGTCAAACATCTTCCATTAAACGTTCAGGTGCAAACAGAGTGATGGAGGTAAAGAAGAAAACCTCGAGTGTGATGCAGGCGGAAGTTCAGAGCTGCatctttgtcatttttacaCTGTTGCTGCTGATTCTACTGAAGCAGAGACGTCATCAAACATGTTTTCTTCCAGAGTCTCAAAGAAATCCTCCAAAACAGCTTTTATAGAAAACAGAACCCAGGAACTGATTTCTACTGATCAGACTTTTTATATCACTGCCAGATTGATACCCATTAAAACACGTGATCTATGGCTGCAGTCCTGTTTAGTTCCTGTGCTTCTGCCAGTGATCCATCTAGTTGCTGGTAGACAGAGAACCAGACCCAACTGACTTTATGAGCCAAGCATCGGTTCAGCCTGCAGTTCAGAAACTGACTTTTTCCCAGATTCAAACACTTTTTATACACAAATTGTTAATCGGTGAAATAAGAGGATTCATAGTGTGATGGGTAACACAGCTGCTTGCCAAGTGAGAGGTTGCTGGTTCAATTCAGCTGGAGACATAAACCCAGGAAGGGCAAACATGAGCAGCAGCTGGAAGCAGCCAACTCATCCTGTGAAGTTACGCTACAAAGACGCAGACTCTCCTGTGGACACTGGAAACATCACGTGTTACAAGGGTAAGGCTTCTTATCCGAGTGGTTTCTCATGTGTACAGTCAGATGATACTGAGAGCGAAAATCTTTCCCACACATTTTGCAGGGATACGGCTTCTCACCAGTGTGGATCCTGGTGTGGATGGACAGCCTGCTGCTCTGACTAAAACTCTTCCCACACGTTTTGCAGGAATATGGTTTCTCCCCTGTGTGACTTCTCATGTGGACCCACAAACCGCTATTCTGACTGAAACGTTTCCCACACGTGTTACACAGATACGGCTTCTCCCCCGTGTGGGTTCTCATGTGGCTCAACAAACTACCACTCTGAGTAAAACCTTTCCCACACGTGGTGCAAGAATATGGCTTCTCCCCTGTGTGGACCGCCTTATGCTTTTTAACCGATGACGGGTCACTAAATCCCTTCCCACAGGTTTTACAAAGGtacggcttctcacctgtgtggatTCTCTGATGAATCCTCATTTGGTACCTTTTCTTAAAGGCTTTTCCACAAACATCACACGATacagacttgttacctgtgccAGTGTTACACTGACTTGCTGGCATAGTAGGGTCCTCTGCATTTTCACTGTGATTTCTCTTCTTTGGCTTCACCTCTGCATTCTCAGTTACTCCT harbors:
- the LOC102081374 gene encoding zinc finger protein with KRAB and SCAN domains 8, coding for MASVQYLREFINERLTAAAEQIFLEFEKTIVQYEEEIDRQRRLLDITWKPQIKLHRTDVPQQPVCEEEVPPEQQLWNQERSSSVEQEEPEPPQIKEEQEELCSSQEGEQLGLKEEIYSFMVPCMYEESDDSESELLGEQLLSPSFPVAESEDHEGSKYRDLGVTENAEVKPKKRNHSENAEDPTMPASQCNTGTGNKSVSCDVCGKAFKKRYQMRIHQRIHTGEKPYLCKTCGKGFSDPSSVKKHKAVHTGEKPYSCTTCGKGFTQSGSLLSHMRTHTGEKPYLCNTCGKRFSQNSGLWVHMRSHTGEKPYSCKTCGKSFSQSSRLSIHTRIHTGEKPYPCKMCGKDFRSQYHLTVHMRNHSDKKPYPCNT